The Kineothrix sp. MB12-C1 genome includes a window with the following:
- a CDS encoding alpha-galactosidase, which translates to MAIIFSEQTREFHLFNHQISYIMKVLPNGQMGNLYYGKKIKHKNNYSYLLEGGHRSLAVYCEENEYFFSPQYTRMEYPCTGMGDFREPAFELLQENGSRITNFQYQSHIIYKGKNRLSGLPALYVEDEDEAETIEITLTDSLLKVDCILQYSIFRDYPVIARSVKFYNHGNEKVTLDRVLSASIDLPDAEYEMIQLSGAWARERDVICRKLNVGVQGINSRRGISSAEQNPFIALKRPETNEFSGEAIGFSLIYSGNHMESVEVDTCNMSRIQIGIHPEGFSWLLKPEESFQSPEAVLVYSDQGMNGMSQTFHRIYRSRLVRGLWRDRERPILINNWEATGPQFTERQVLDIASTAKKMGIELFVLDDGWFGKRDDDKSGLGDWYVTDYDKLPEGIEGLAKKINAMGMDFGLWFEPEMINKDSDLFREHSDWILSAPGRKASPSRNQYVLDFTSEKVVEYIYNLMERVLMNAPITYVKWDMNRYLSEVYSTAHKAGEQGKVFHKYILGVYRLYELLIEKFPEVLFESCSSGGARFDPGMLYYAPQTWTSDNTDAIERIKIQYGTSFVYPLSSIGAHVSEVPNQQVGRVTPLETRGNVAQFGMLGYELDLQRLTERERQIIKEQVEFHKKYRKLIMSGDFYRLQNPFEGKAGAWMVVSQDKNEAFVGFYKILSIANEEWIRLKLTGLDENKRYILDEDESEWFGGDELMHAGMVICKEDLCGRGRDFSSRIYRLKSCMGQEG; encoded by the coding sequence ATGGCCATTATATTTTCGGAGCAAACGAGAGAGTTTCATTTATTTAATCACCAAATTAGTTACATTATGAAAGTATTGCCCAATGGGCAGATGGGGAATTTATATTATGGCAAAAAGATAAAACATAAAAATAATTATTCCTATTTGCTGGAAGGAGGACACCGTTCTTTGGCAGTGTACTGCGAGGAGAATGAGTATTTCTTCAGTCCTCAGTATACGAGGATGGAATATCCATGTACCGGAATGGGTGATTTTAGAGAGCCTGCTTTTGAACTTCTTCAGGAAAACGGAAGCAGAATCACCAATTTCCAATATCAGTCCCATATTATTTATAAAGGAAAGAATCGACTTTCAGGACTTCCGGCTTTATATGTGGAAGATGAGGACGAGGCAGAAACAATAGAAATTACCTTAACAGATTCCTTGTTAAAGGTAGATTGCATTTTACAATATAGCATATTCAGAGACTACCCTGTGATTGCGAGAAGTGTAAAGTTCTATAATCATGGCAATGAAAAAGTAACATTGGATAGGGTATTGAGTGCGAGTATCGATTTGCCGGATGCAGAATATGAAATGATTCAGTTGTCAGGGGCATGGGCGAGAGAAAGGGATGTTATATGCCGGAAGCTGAATGTGGGTGTGCAGGGAATTAATAGCAGGCGGGGAATTAGTAGCGCCGAACAAAATCCTTTTATAGCGCTTAAGCGCCCGGAAACGAATGAATTCTCAGGTGAAGCAATAGGATTCAGTTTGATTTACAGCGGGAACCATATGGAATCGGTGGAAGTGGATACCTGTAATATGTCGAGAATTCAAATAGGAATTCACCCGGAGGGCTTCTCTTGGCTACTGAAGCCGGAGGAATCGTTCCAAAGTCCGGAAGCGGTATTGGTGTATTCCGATCAGGGGATGAACGGAATGAGCCAGACCTTTCACAGAATCTATCGCAGTCGTCTGGTGCGTGGTCTGTGGAGGGATAGAGAGCGCCCTATCTTAATAAATAACTGGGAGGCTACCGGGCCGCAATTTACGGAGCGGCAAGTTTTGGATATTGCCTCAACAGCCAAAAAAATGGGAATAGAGCTCTTTGTTTTGGATGATGGCTGGTTTGGAAAAAGGGACGATGATAAATCAGGTCTTGGAGATTGGTATGTAACAGATTATGATAAGCTTCCGGAGGGAATAGAAGGGCTGGCTAAGAAGATTAATGCCATGGGTATGGATTTCGGCTTGTGGTTTGAGCCGGAGATGATAAATAAGGATTCGGATTTATTTAGAGAACATTCCGATTGGATTCTGTCAGCGCCGGGAAGGAAGGCATCCCCAAGCAGAAACCAATATGTATTGGACTTCACAAGCGAGAAAGTGGTGGAATATATCTATAACTTGATGGAGCGAGTGTTGATGAATGCTCCTATAACATATGTGAAATGGGATATGAACCGTTACCTTTCGGAAGTCTATTCCACCGCCCACAAGGCAGGGGAGCAAGGAAAAGTATTCCACAAGTACATACTTGGAGTTTATCGGTTGTATGAGCTCTTAATAGAAAAGTTTCCGGAAGTATTATTTGAATCCTGTTCCAGCGGAGGGGCCAGATTTGATCCGGGGATGCTCTATTATGCACCGCAGACATGGACCAGCGATAATACGGATGCAATAGAACGTATTAAAATTCAGTATGGAACATCTTTTGTATACCCTTTAAGCAGCATAGGAGCACATGTTTCCGAAGTTCCTAATCAGCAAGTAGGCAGAGTGACACCGCTGGAAACAAGAGGAAATGTGGCGCAATTCGGAATGCTCGGATATGAATTGGACCTGCAGAGGCTAACAGAGAGGGAGCGGCAAATAATAAAAGAACAAGTAGAGTTTCATAAGAAATATAGAAAGCTAATTATGAGCGGCGATTTTTATAGGTTGCAAAATCCGTTCGAAGGAAAAGCAGGTGCATGGATGGTAGTGTCGCAAGACAAGAACGAAGCGTTCGTTGGATTTTATAAAATATTGAGTATAGCCAATGAAGAATGGATACGCCTGAAGCTAACCGGCTTGGATGAGAACAAAAGATATATTTTGGATGAAGATGAGTCCGAATGGTTTGGCGGAGATGAATTAATGCATGCAGGAATGGTCATATGTAAAGAGGACCTGTGCGGCCGCGGGAGAGATTTTAGCTCGAGGATTTATCGATTAAAGTCTTGCATGGGCCAGGAAGGCTAG
- a CDS encoding methyl-accepting chemotaxis protein: MREYKQRKWMSIKAKVLALVLVSIAFTIAIVLSLVMSIVGRSYNQILRNYMSDVCDTTGANIDEAISRSIAANMVLNKEALERLIGKVQINGVESSYAYVFLADGTMLYHPDSDKIGKAIKNDWSDNLLSNIATHDIPENDVVIITDDGIERYAAYYIIRNATAVLVITADKSEVLSSVDRIFSSVVLCGIIAFIIIGIIAYGIAEHIIRPLLKLTSVIKRFAMLDFTEKVHNLQITNRKDEMGQIANTIDELRERLVNIVSQIKQQSMILYEASYNLDNNADLAVSSVKCVEKAIDEIVAETTNQADKTESATEDIVNIGNLIRGTNSEVTQLIQKMNLMKESIDEATNTLDELNDINKHAINSIGVIYEQTNTTNDSAMRIQEATKIIAAIAEETNLLSLNASIEAARSGETGRGFAVVASQIKKLAEQSSASAQQIENIIKVLISNSQKAVLTMNEVKIIMEKQNKNVAETERIFEKILDGISHSFLSVNKIASSSSQLDEARGCVTQAVQSLAAIARKNAENTEETSVSVSEFRNTTQEVKDNSHQLKVVADILEKNMSMFQL, from the coding sequence ATGAGAGAATATAAACAAAGAAAATGGATGTCTATAAAGGCAAAAGTGCTCGCATTGGTACTTGTATCAATAGCGTTCACGATAGCTATTGTTTTATCCCTGGTCATGTCCATTGTCGGAAGAAGTTATAATCAAATATTGCGGAATTATATGTCCGATGTATGTGATACGACAGGTGCCAATATCGATGAAGCTATTTCGAGAAGTATAGCGGCGAATATGGTACTTAATAAAGAGGCGTTGGAGAGATTAATAGGCAAAGTTCAGATTAATGGTGTTGAGTCCAGTTATGCGTATGTATTTTTGGCAGATGGAACAATGTTATATCATCCGGATTCAGATAAAATTGGAAAAGCAATAAAGAATGATTGGTCAGACAATCTTCTCTCGAATATTGCTACTCATGATATTCCTGAAAATGATGTAGTTATAATAACAGATGATGGAATAGAAAGATATGCCGCCTATTATATTATTAGGAATGCCACGGCTGTGCTTGTTATCACTGCGGATAAATCAGAGGTATTAAGTTCTGTGGATAGAATTTTTTCTTCAGTTGTTCTATGTGGAATTATCGCCTTTATAATAATTGGAATTATTGCCTATGGCATAGCAGAACATATTATCCGGCCATTATTAAAGCTTACATCAGTAATAAAACGATTTGCTATGCTAGATTTCACTGAAAAAGTACATAACTTGCAAATTACAAATCGTAAAGATGAAATGGGACAAATTGCAAATACAATCGATGAGCTCCGTGAAAGGCTAGTAAACATTGTTTCCCAGATTAAGCAGCAGAGTATGATTCTTTATGAAGCATCCTATAATTTGGATAATAATGCAGATTTAGCAGTATCTTCGGTAAAATGTGTGGAAAAAGCAATAGATGAAATTGTGGCAGAAACAACAAATCAGGCTGATAAAACGGAAAGTGCAACGGAAGATATCGTTAATATTGGCAACCTGATCAGAGGTACCAATTCCGAAGTAACCCAGTTGATACAAAAAATGAATCTGATGAAAGAATCGATTGATGAAGCTACGAACACTTTGGATGAGTTGAATGATATAAATAAACACGCAATTAACTCGATCGGAGTGATATATGAGCAGACAAACACAACGAATGATTCCGCCATGAGAATTCAGGAAGCAACTAAAATAATTGCTGCTATCGCTGAAGAAACAAATCTATTATCGCTAAATGCCTCAATTGAGGCAGCGAGATCCGGGGAAACAGGAAGAGGCTTCGCGGTCGTAGCTTCCCAGATAAAGAAACTTGCAGAACAATCAAGTGCGTCAGCTCAGCAAATTGAGAATATAATCAAGGTTCTAATTAGTAATTCTCAAAAAGCAGTTCTTACAATGAATGAAGTAAAGATAATTATGGAAAAGCAGAATAAAAATGTAGCGGAGACAGAAAGGATATTTGAAAAGATACTCGATGGGATAAGTCATTCATTTTTATCTGTGAATAAAATTGCATCTAGCTCCTCACAGCTAGATGAGGCGAGGGGCTGTGTTACACAAGCGGTTCAAAGCTTGGCAGCAATTGCCAGAAAAAATGCAGAAAAT
- a CDS encoding carbohydrate ABC transporter permease codes for MRSKRITKIKSSRKTWNEWCWGWVMIFPTIAGLLILNIIPIFETFYLSFFKSGAFGKGNIFIGLENYRKMFQDAQVWYAVRNTLGYTCLVVPATIVIALLLAVALNGKMRGKGIYRTIYFIPMVAAPAAVTMVWKWLYNNQYGLINYLLNRLGIDTVNWIDNPKIALVSVSIIGIWSTIGYSMVLLLAGLQEIPRDYYEASNIDGASGIRQFFHITLPLVSPTLFFVLVTSIITSMQVFDVVYMMIGVTNPSYDSTVSLVYLFYNNSFKYSNKGYGSAIVMLLLLIIMLITVVQGKLQKKWVNYM; via the coding sequence ATGAGAAGCAAAAGAATAACAAAAATAAAGAGTTCAAGGAAGACATGGAATGAATGGTGCTGGGGATGGGTGATGATATTTCCTACCATTGCCGGACTCCTTATATTGAATATCATTCCTATATTTGAAACATTTTATCTCAGTTTCTTTAAAAGTGGAGCATTCGGGAAGGGTAATATATTTATCGGATTAGAAAATTATAGAAAAATGTTTCAGGATGCTCAAGTATGGTATGCCGTGAGAAATACGCTGGGATATACTTGCCTTGTTGTTCCTGCAACAATTGTAATTGCTCTGCTTCTCGCCGTAGCGCTGAATGGAAAAATGAGAGGAAAAGGAATATACAGAACAATTTATTTTATTCCTATGGTAGCAGCGCCGGCAGCAGTAACTATGGTTTGGAAATGGTTGTATAATAATCAATACGGATTGATTAATTACCTATTGAATAGATTGGGAATCGATACTGTTAATTGGATAGATAATCCTAAGATAGCGTTGGTATCTGTTTCAATTATCGGTATTTGGAGCACGATAGGATACAGCATGGTTCTGCTTCTTGCAGGGCTGCAGGAGATTCCAAGGGATTATTATGAAGCATCTAATATTGACGGAGCCAGTGGTATTCGTCAGTTTTTTCATATTACGCTCCCGTTAGTGTCACCAACATTATTCTTTGTACTTGTTACAAGTATTATTACCTCAATGCAAGTATTTGATGTGGTTTATATGATGATTGGAGTTACAAACCCTTCTTATGATAGTACAGTATCGCTGGTTTATTTATTCTATAATAATTCCTTTAAATACTCGAATAAGGGATATGGATCTGCTATTGTTATGCTCCTGCTGCTGATTATTATGTTAATTACAGTAGTACAAGGGAAGCTGCAGAAGAAATGGGTAAATTACATGTAG
- a CDS encoding carbohydrate ABC transporter permease: MKRRKTITTLLIHTFLVLGACIMMLPFLWMVITSLKTISESTSMNPFVFFPREAQWDNYKTVIQQNDFIQLYFNTFAMMGLRVICAVLFSAMAAYAFARLKFPGRDFFFSLVLFQMMVPVQIFIVPQYLMIDRLGLRNTIFALVFPGLVSAFGTFLLRQFFMGLPKELEESARLDGCNIGQTFWKVMLPLTKSGLIALAIFTALFSFKDLMWPMIVNSNSDAATLSSALAKISSAYSVNYPQLMAAAVLAIWPMMLIYIIFQRQFIEGVATSGGKL, encoded by the coding sequence ATGAAAAGAAGAAAGACAATTACCACCTTATTAATACATACGTTTTTAGTGTTAGGTGCTTGCATTATGATGCTGCCATTTTTATGGATGGTGATAACATCTCTAAAAACAATAAGTGAATCTACATCTATGAATCCATTCGTATTTTTCCCGAGGGAAGCACAATGGGATAATTACAAAACGGTAATTCAACAGAATGATTTTATACAGTTATATTTCAATACCTTTGCGATGATGGGCCTCCGTGTAATTTGTGCAGTGCTATTCAGTGCAATGGCAGCCTATGCATTTGCCAGACTGAAGTTCCCCGGAAGAGATTTTTTCTTTAGCCTAGTGTTATTTCAGATGATGGTACCGGTTCAAATTTTTATCGTTCCACAGTATTTAATGATTGATAGATTGGGGCTACGTAACACGATTTTCGCGCTGGTATTTCCTGGATTGGTAAGTGCGTTTGGAACATTTCTCCTGCGGCAATTTTTCATGGGGCTTCCAAAGGAACTGGAAGAATCGGCAAGGTTAGATGGGTGTAACATCGGTCAGACTTTTTGGAAAGTAATGCTTCCATTGACGAAATCGGGATTGATAGCATTGGCTATCTTTACTGCTCTTTTTTCATTTAAGGACTTAATGTGGCCGATGATAGTCAATTCTAACTCTGATGCAGCTACATTATCTTCAGCATTGGCGAAAATTTCAAGTGCATATTCTGTAAATTATCCACAGTTAATGGCAGCAGCAGTCTTGGCTATTTGGCCAATGATGCTGATTTACATTATTTTTCAGAGACAGTTTATTGAGGGAGTTGCAACATCAGGAGGAAAGTTATAG
- a CDS encoding ABC transporter substrate-binding protein: MKKRIISTLLCTAMLAATLAGCGNTTDSAATANGQEEVKTEVTVDAAKETPSKDAVTISYACWDSNQANLIRTMADEFEAQNPDIKIDIQVSGWSDYWTGLEAAGTGGSLPDTFWMHSNNIYYYGANDQLLDLGDYIAGSDNVDLANYPEGLNEIYNIDGKQYAVPKDYDTIALWYNKTLFDEAGIGYPDDTWTWDDLKEAARKLTKDDGSQYGFCAGLHNQEGYYNFVYQNGGEIITGDRKSGYDEEATIAGIEEYFSFVKEGLSPEIYDDQARAEAIQNGLCAMGLFGSWNLSGFAASDFMKENFDCAVLPMSNEGGKSSIFNGLGNAIAATTQYPDQAWKWVEYLSSKEGQERQAELGVAISAYNGTADMFTDAYPMFNAKSYIDMVDYAQIRPYSNQTSVWEDKAYELLKDAYAGKEDTADACIKVAEMMNQAISEE; the protein is encoded by the coding sequence ATGAAAAAAAGAATCATAAGTACATTGCTCTGCACGGCTATGCTTGCTGCGACGCTGGCTGGATGTGGTAATACGACTGATAGTGCGGCAACTGCTAATGGGCAGGAAGAAGTGAAGACAGAAGTAACTGTTGATGCTGCGAAAGAAACTCCATCCAAAGATGCAGTAACGATATCCTACGCTTGCTGGGATTCTAATCAGGCCAATTTAATCAGAACTATGGCAGATGAATTCGAAGCACAGAATCCTGATATTAAAATCGATATCCAGGTAAGCGGATGGAGTGATTACTGGACAGGCTTAGAGGCAGCGGGAACAGGCGGTTCTTTACCGGACACCTTTTGGATGCATTCCAACAATATTTACTATTATGGCGCCAATGATCAGTTGCTCGATTTAGGGGATTATATTGCGGGCAGTGATAACGTTGATCTTGCGAATTATCCTGAAGGATTAAATGAAATTTATAATATCGATGGTAAGCAGTATGCAGTACCCAAAGATTATGATACCATCGCCCTTTGGTATAATAAGACATTATTCGATGAGGCGGGAATTGGTTATCCTGATGATACATGGACATGGGATGACTTAAAAGAGGCTGCAAGGAAATTGACGAAGGATGATGGAAGTCAATATGGATTCTGCGCCGGTCTGCATAATCAGGAAGGATATTATAACTTTGTATATCAAAACGGCGGAGAGATCATTACAGGAGACAGGAAGTCCGGATACGATGAAGAAGCAACCATTGCTGGTATTGAAGAGTATTTTAGCTTTGTAAAGGAAGGCTTATCCCCTGAGATTTATGATGATCAGGCACGTGCGGAAGCAATTCAGAACGGGTTATGTGCAATGGGGCTATTCGGTTCATGGAATCTTTCCGGTTTTGCGGCATCTGACTTTATGAAAGAGAACTTTGACTGCGCGGTATTGCCAATGTCTAATGAGGGAGGCAAATCATCAATTTTCAACGGACTTGGAAATGCAATTGCTGCAACGACTCAATATCCGGATCAGGCATGGAAATGGGTTGAATATTTAAGCAGCAAGGAAGGACAGGAGCGCCAGGCAGAGCTTGGAGTTGCTATCTCAGCATATAACGGGACAGCAGATATGTTTACCGATGCGTATCCTATGTTCAATGCCAAATCTTATATCGATATGGTCGATTATGCGCAGATTCGCCCTTACTCCAATCAGACAAGTGTTTGGGAAGATAAGGCCTATGAATTGTTGAAGGATGCTTATGCAGGAAAAGAAGATACGGCAGACGCATGTATTAAAGTTGCGGAAATGATGAATCAAGCTATTTCAGAAGAATAA